The genomic stretch AAGCGCCCAGCCATGTTGCCGTGGCTTTTGATACGGCTGCACCGACATTTCGCCACGAGCAGTTTGAAGCCTATAAAGCCAACCGGCAAGAGCAGCCAGAAGATATTACTGTCGGTATTCCCTGGGTAAAGCAAATTGTGGATGGTTTTAACATCCCCATCTTGGAACTGGATGGTTATGAAGCGGATGACATTATCGGGACGATAGCCAAGAAGGCCGAATATAAAGATTTTGAGGTGTACATGATGACACCTGACAAGGATTACGGCCAGCTGGTGGAAGAGCACATCTTCCTGTACAAGCCCGCTTTTATGGGAAATGCAGTGGATGTGATGGGGCCGAAGGAAGTATGTGCCAAGTGGGAAATCGAAGATCCAGATCAGGTTCGGGATATTCTTGGCTTGATGGGAGATGCTGTGGATAACATTCCAGGAATCCCGGGAATAGGCGAAAAAACAGCCAAGAAGCTGCTAAAAGCCTATGGCACCATAGAAGGCTTATTAGAGCATGTCGATGACCTAAAAGGCAAGCAAAAGGAAAATGTGGAAAACTTTGGCCAGCAAGGCCTGCTTTCCAAAGAACTTGCCACGATCAAACAGGATGTTCCTATCGAATTTAATCCCAAGGACCTGGAATATGACGGGCCTGACGAAGAAAAGCTCAAGGCACTTTTTGCAGAAATGGAGTTTAGGACATTGACGCAACGGGTATTTGGCGAGAAGATGAAAAAGCCGGCGGTAAAAGTCAATGAACAATTGGGCCTGTTTACCGGACCAGAGGACCAAGCGGAGGAGGAAGAGGAAATAGAAGAAATCAACCCAATGCCGACACCGGAACAGACGAACTCAGTGGCTTCCATGGTGCATTCCTATCACAAGGTGGAAGGACTGGAAGCGATCAAAGAGCTCGTGGACTACCTGGAAATACAGGATGAACTTTGTTTTGATACCGAAACGACAGATCTGGATCCTAATAAAGCCGAGCTGGTAGGCTTGTCCTTTGCCTACTTGGCGGGTGAAGCATTTTACATTCCAGTTCCCGCAGACCAGGAAGAGACCAAAAAGCTCCTGGAACCACTGCGGGGTGTTTTTGAAAATGAAGCCATCACCAAGATTGGGCAAAACCTAAAATATGATGCGTTGGTGCTTAAGAACTACGGCATTGGGCTGAAGGGCAAACTTTATGATACCATGCTGGCCCATTACCTGATCGAACCAGAAGGTAAGCACAATATGGACTGGCTGGCGGAACATTATTTGAATTACCGGCCAGTGTCCATCGAAACACTTATTGGCAAGAAAGGAAAATCCCAAGGCAATATGCGTGATGCCGATGTGGATAAAGTGGTGGAATACGCTTCAGAGGATGCTGACATTACCTTGCAGCTGGCGCAAAAACTGAATCCTGACCTAAAAGAACGTGGTTTGGAGAAACTCTTTTATGAAGTGGAGACCCCACTGATCCCAGTGCTGACGGCCATGGAATATGAGGGTGTAAAGATCGATAAAGACAGTTTGGCCGAGTTATCCACAGCCTTGGAGAAAGACATTATCCAGATAGAAGCCCGTGTTTATGAATTGGCAGGGGTTAAATTTAACCTGGCTTCTCCAAAGCAATTGGGCGAGGTGCTCTTCGTGAAGATGGAGCTGGATCCAAAAGCCAAGAAAACCAAAACGGGCCAATTTGCGACAGGTGAAGAAGTGCTCTCCAAGTTGGCTCCAAAGCATGAAATTGCCCAGGCCATCCTAGATTATCGGGAATTGGTGAAGTTGAAAAACACCTATGTGGACACCTTACCTACTTTGATCAATCCTAAAACCAACAGAATACATACTACTTATAATCAGGTGGTTGCAGCCACCGGGAGACTATCCTCCATTAATCCAAACCTACAGAATATTCCCATTCGTACCGAACGAGGCAGGGAGATCCGAAAGGCTTTTGTACCGAGGGATGAGGACCATGTGATCTTGGCAGCAGATTACAGCCAGATCGAACTGCGTATCATGGCGGCTTTTTCGCAAGACGAATCCATGATTGAGGCATTTAAAGAAGGACGGGATATCCACAGCACCACTGCGGCCAAGATCTTCCAGGTGCCTTTGGATGAAGTGACAAGTGATATGCGTCGAAAGGCCAAAACAGCCAACTTTGGCATCATCTACGGGATTTCTGCTTTTGGACTGTCACAGCGCCTTAACATACCAAGGGGTGAAGCCAAGGAAATCATCGATGCCTATTTCAAAGAATTTCCCGCTGTGAGTCAATACATGAATGATTGCATCGAGAAGGCCCGCAAAAACGAATATGTGGAAACCATCCTTGGCCGTCGACGCTATCTCAGGGATATCAACAGCCGAAACGCCACTATGCGCGGCTATTCCGAGCGAAACGCTATCAATGCCCCCATCCAGGGAAGTGCTGCTGATATGATAAAGGTAGCCATGATCCATGTGCATAAGTGGATGCAGGAAAAACAGCTGAAGTCCAAGATGATCCTACAGGTACACGACGAACTGGTATTCGACGCCCACAAGGATGAGGTGGATCTACTCAAGAAAGAAATTCCAAAACTCATGACCAAAGCCTTAGAGATCGAAGTACCCATGCAGGTGGAAGTCGGTGTCGGCAAGGATTGGTTGGAAGCACACTAAAGGGATTGGAAAACTATAGAATAGAAATTTTGGAAGATTTGTAATCCTGTTCATCTGACTTTGTTTTCAGGTTGCGATGCCAGCTTTTCACCAATTTATTTCGTGTTAATAAGTGAAATTCGTGGACATCATCTTCAATAGGAAATTTTCCACAAACACGTGTTAATTATCATATCAACATGCCAAAAATAAAGACGGCTTATTTCTGCCAAAACTGCGGTGCCCAAAGTCCTAAGTGGGCGGGCAAGTGTCCCGCCTGTGGAGAGTGGAACACCTATGTGGAAGAGGTTATCCACAAAGAAGAAACAGGCCGTGGAAGCTGGAAACAGGGTGCTGAAAAAACAAAACGCAGCAATTCGCCCAGAAAATTACAAGAGATCAACTACGAAGAGCATCCTCGTTTGGTCACGCAGGATCCTGAATTGGACCGTGTTTTGGGAGGAGGAATCGTTCCAGGCTCCCTGACCCTGATAGGGGGTGAGCCGGGCATTGGCAAATCCACCTTGATGCTGCAGATAGCACTGGTGCTGAACCAAACCAAAGTGCTGTATGTCTCCGGTGAAGAAAGCGAGAGCCAGATCAAGATGCGGGCGGACAGAATGCAGTTTCATTCAGACAACTGCTTCGTGCTTTCGGAGACCAATACTCAAACCATTTTCCAGCAGATAGAAACGGTGAAACCTGAAGTGTTGGTCATCGACTCTATCCAAACCCTCCACAGCAAACACGTGGAGTCCGCCGCAGGAAGTGTTTCACAAGTAAGGGAATGCACGGCAGAACTCATGAAATTTGCCAAAGAAACCGGTACTCCGGTTTTTCTAATTGGCCATATCACCAAGGACGGCTCCATCGCCGGACCAAAGATCCTGGAGCATATGGTGGACACCGTGTTGCAATTTGAGGGAGATCGACACCTGTCTTACCGGATACTGCGTACTTCAAAAAACCGTTTTGGCTCTACCAATGAGCTCGGCATCTATGAAATGCGTGCAGAAGGCCTCCGTGGCGTGGCCAATCCTTCAGAGATCCTCTTGAGCCAGCGAGAGGAAGTGCTCAATGGCGTGGCCATCGGTGCCATGCTGGAGGGAAACCGCCCACTGCTGATCGAGATCCAATCGCTGATCAGTCCCGCCACCTATGGCACTCCGCAGCGAAGCAGTACCGGCCATGATGCCAAACGGCTGAACATGCTCTTGGCCGTATTGGAGAAACGCGGCGGAATGCGCTTGGGACAGCAGGATGTTTTCTTGAATGTGGCTGGAGGGATGCGCGTGGATGATCCGGGCTTGGATTTGGCCGTATGTGCTGCGTTGCTTTCTTCCTATGAAGATACACCGGTGTCACCAGACTTGTGCTTTGCGGGTGAAGTGGGGCTGGGCGGTGAAATCCGCGCCGTCAACCGCATCGAAAACCGTATTGCCGAAGCAGATAAGCTAGGCTTCAAAAAGATCATCGTTTCCAAATATGCCGTAAAAGGCGTTGACTTATCCACATTTGGCATTGAAGTAATCCCTGTCACCAAGCTGGATGAGATGTATCAGCGTTTGTTCAGCTAATCTGTGGATGTATTGCCCCCTCGGTCCCCTAAAAGGGGAAGGGGAAAAATAGATCAGCGTAAATCCTAAATAATCAGCGGCATCAGCGTTCCGTATTATTTTAAACTATTCCACATATGAAATTCTTCCAGAAGCATACCACGTTAAGGCCTTATTCAAGAGGTTTTCACCTGATCACGCGAGAGGTGGAGGCTGCTATTCCAGCAATCAGGGAAATCCAAACAGGCACTTTACAGGTGTTTATCCAACACACTTCTGCTGGTCTCACGATCAACGAAAATGCCGACCCAACAGTCCGAAAAGACTTCGAAACGTTCATTAATGACATGATTCCCGAAAGTTATCCACGGTTTATCCACACTTACGAAGGGCCAGATGATATGCCTGCCCATATCAAAAGCAGCTTGTTCGGCTGCTCCGTTTCAATTCCCATTTCTGGGGGAAAACTGGCTCTAGGGACTTGGCAGGGTATCTATTTAGGTGAATTTCGAGACCATGGTGGTTCAAGAAAGCTGGTGATCACTGCCATGGGGCAATAAAAAAACCGTGTAAAAGCCTGCCATTCACAGACTTTTCCACACGGCTTCATCTTTTATATACAGAAAATTGTTTTTAAAAATTATCGTAGCAATTCCTGTACTTTTTCCAAGGTGATTTCATTGTAGTCTTTTATGTAAATATCACATGGCGGCAGTTCCTCCTTGGTATGCGAGGTAAGGACACCGACCACCTTCATTCCTGCATTGATCCCAGCGGAAACGCCGGAGTAGGAATCCTCGAAAACCACACAATTGGCTGGTTTTGTGGATAAGTTTTCGGCTGATTTGAGGTAAACTTCTGGTTGGGGTTTGTGGGTGGTGACATCTTCGCTGGCCATGAGTGATTCCATGTTGGCGCGAATGCCAAGGGTGTCGATGATCAGGTCCATATTGGCGCGGGGAGCCGAAGTGCCTACACCCGTCCTGAAGCCTTGCTCCTTCAGGCCCGCCAAGAACTCCATATATCCTGGCACCGGGGTTACTTGTGAGGCATAGATTTCACGGAAAAGCCCCTCCTTCTCATTTTCCAGATCGACCAGCTCCTCTGGCGTCACCTCTCTTTTCAGAAAATAGCTGAAAATATAGCTGTTAGGTTTCCCGTACATATGATCGGCATATTCTTCTTTGCTGGCTTTCATGCCACGTTTTTCAAAAAACCGGTCAAAGGCCTGAGAATGGAACGGATTGGTATGACAGATCACCCCGTCCATATCAAATATCACTGCAAAATTTTCCATGCCGCAAAATTAGGGCTTTTTATGGGATTGGGAAGGGAAGGGAGGTTATTGGTTTGTTAAGGGAAGACTTGAGACAATAGATTTGAGATTTTAGATGGAGGGTTTTTGGGAATGTATTATCTTGGAAAACAAATATATCCATAGACTATATTTTTTATGATTACAGTGTCGTGTGCATTAATACAAAAAGGAAAATATATTTTAGCGGTTCAGCGAAGTGAAACCATGAAAATGCCCCTTAAGTGGGAATTTCCAGGTGGAAAAGTTGAATTGCATGAAACTGCTGAAGACTGTTTAGTTAGGGAAATTGAGGAAGAACTTCATCTAATGATAGAGCTAAAAAAGCGGTTAAAAGCTGTAATTTACCCTTATGATAATTTTACTATTAATTTAATTCCATTTACCGCAAAAATTAAGTCAGGTAAATTGAAACTAACCGAACACAAAACATACAAATGGTTATTAAAAGAAGATTTATTAAGGTTGGATTGGGCCGATGCTGATATACCTATTGTTAAAGACTTTTTAAATCAAAACTAATGCAAGAAGGAATATACGAGTCTATAATTAATCAATTAACACAAGAAAAGCTGGATCAAATTAATGCTGATAAGTTTTACATTAAATCTGAATCTATTGATAAAGCAGAAGCAGCAAGCCTATTAGCTCAATATATTTATTCAATCGTGAAAAAGGCATTGGTAATTATACCAAAAGAGAATGCTTTGGAATCACAATTGAAGCTAGCAAATCGACTAATCTTTACTATACGAGATGAGTTAGATGATATTGATTTTGAAAGTGACCTTCTAAAATTAGAAGGGAAGATTCTTAAAGCAATTATTTCTAAGGTAGATGCGGATTTTACTGATATAAATCGTCATTTAGGAGAAATCACACCTCACTCTCGTTTAATTTATAGTGAATTATTTACAGGAGGTGGTAAAAATATTCCTCTTGATGGGGAGCTGAATAAAGAAATCTTATCCTCTAATAAAATTGATTTTCTGGTTTCTTTTATTAAATGGAGCGGTCTGAGGCTTCTATTACCAGCACTAAAAGTATTTACTGCGCGCGGGGGCAAACTTCGTATCATTACGACTACTTACGTAGGAGCAACAGATTTTAAAGCAATCAAAGAACTTTCCAATCTTCCAAACACGTGTATAAAAGTTTCATACAATACAAAGAATGAAAGAGTACACGCTAAAGCATATTTATTTAGAAGAAATACTGGCTTTCACACCGGGTACATTGGGTCGTCAAACTTCTCCAAATCTGCCCTAACTAAAGGCTTGGAATGGAACATCAAAATTACCACAAAAGAAATACCTCATGTAATAGATAAATTTCAGAAAACTTTTGAAAGCTACTGGAAAAGCTCTGATTTCGAAGTATTCGACAATCGTAAAGAGGAAGATCTCAATCGTCTTAAAATTGCTCTTCAGGAAGGGAAATTCAATGGTGAAAACACTAAGAATATTACTAGCTATTTTGATATTAGACCTTACAAGTTTCAAGAAGAAATACTGGAAAAACTGCAGGTTGAGCGACAAATTCATCATCGTTCCCGTAATTTAGTTGTAGCTGCGACAGGCACGGGGAAAACAGTCGTGTCTGCATTTGATTTCAAAGCTTACCTTTTAAAGAATCCAAAAGCTAATTTATTATATGTAGCTCATCGGAAAGAAATATTAATAAAGGCCAGAAAGACATTTCAGGAAATTTTAAAGGATCAAAATTTTGGTGAATTATGGGTAGATGGAATTCTTCCAACTGATCGTAGACATGTGTTTGGTTCGGTCCAAACTCTAAATACACAACTACCTGGATGGGAGATAAAAGATGAATACTATGATTTTATTATCATTGATGAAGTTCATCATATTGCTGCTGAGAGCTACCGTTCTATTTTGAAACAGTTTAATCCTCAGATTCTTTTAGGTTTGACAGCAACTCCTGAAAGGATGGATGGAGCAAATATTTTGAAGGATTTCTCAAACAAAATAGCTGCTGAAATTCGTTTGCCTGAGGCAATAAATAAAAAATTAATTTGCCCTTTCCAATATTTTGGGATATCTGACAATACAAATCTTTCAAATCTTAATTGGAGAGGAAAGTATATTCCAAGTGAGCTGAGTAAAGTTTACACAGGAAATGATAAACGGGTCGGTCATATTATTGATAATCTAGAAAAATATGTAACGGATATACACCAAGTTAAGGCTATAGGTTTTTGTGTCACAAAAGAGCATGCCAAATATATGGCGGAAAAATTTTCACTTGCAGGATTAAAATCAAATTATTTAGTAAGTGGTTATAAAGAAAATAGAATAAAAATTTTCAATCAATTTCAGACTAATTCAATAAACTATTTATTCGTTGTAGATATCTTTAATGAAGGTGTAGATATTCCAGAAATTGATACGGTTCTATTTTTACGACCCACAGAAAGTTTGACTATCTTTTTACAACAATTAGGTCGTGGTTTGAGATTGCATAAAGATAAAGAATGTTTGACTGTTTTAGATTTCGTGGGTAATGCTCGTCCTGAATATGATTTTGAAGGAAAATTTAGAGCTTTAATCGGGAAGTCACATAGTTCTATTAAAAATGAAATTGAAGATAACTTTCCACATTTGCCATTAGGCTGTTCTATTGTTCTCGAAAAAAAGGCAAAGGAATCTATTTTGAAGAACATACAGGCAGCATTTAATCCATCAAGAAAAAAGCTCATTGAAAAAATTCAATTATTTGAGCATCAATTTACCTTAGAACTGACCTTATCAAATTTTATAGAGGTACATCATATACCTCTTGCAGTAATATACAAAAAAGGGGCTTGGAGTCGGTTATGCGAAGAAGCCGGAAAATTAGAAAGCTTTAATAATGTAAATGAAAAGAATTTTGTCAGTTGCGTACTAAAGAAATGGCTTTCTACATCTGCACCTACTTATTTCAAATTCCTTCTAAAGTTAGCTAAAAAGAACTTCAATATTTCACTAAATGAACTAGTACCAGTAGAGAAGATAATGTGCACTATGTTACATTATGATTTTTGGCAAAAAGAAGGAGGATTCAATTCGTTAGAAGAGAGCATAAAGGCTATTGGAAAAAATAACGTGATAGTAAAAGAGATTATTGAAGTTTTAACTATTTTAGAGGATAAAGTATCTTTTCTTGAAATAGATATTAAACTACCATATATCCAACCTCTAAAAGTGCATGCTAGGTATACAAGAGATCAAATTCTAGCTGCATTCAAATTGAACACATTTGATAATAAAAGTCCAAATAGAGAAGGGGTAGCCGAAAATCCGAATATAAACTCAGAATTATTGTTTGTGGATCTGAAAAAAACAGAAAAGGACTTTTCACCAACTACAATGTATGATGACTATGCTATAAACGAATCCTTATTTCACTGGCAATCTCAAAATTCTGCGAGGCCTGATAAAGGAAAAGGTT from Echinicola soli encodes the following:
- the polA gene encoding DNA polymerase I; the protein is MPSSDKKKLFLLDAMALIYRAHFAFSKNPRINSKGLNTGIMLGFTNTLLEVIEKQAPSHVAVAFDTAAPTFRHEQFEAYKANRQEQPEDITVGIPWVKQIVDGFNIPILELDGYEADDIIGTIAKKAEYKDFEVYMMTPDKDYGQLVEEHIFLYKPAFMGNAVDVMGPKEVCAKWEIEDPDQVRDILGLMGDAVDNIPGIPGIGEKTAKKLLKAYGTIEGLLEHVDDLKGKQKENVENFGQQGLLSKELATIKQDVPIEFNPKDLEYDGPDEEKLKALFAEMEFRTLTQRVFGEKMKKPAVKVNEQLGLFTGPEDQAEEEEEIEEINPMPTPEQTNSVASMVHSYHKVEGLEAIKELVDYLEIQDELCFDTETTDLDPNKAELVGLSFAYLAGEAFYIPVPADQEETKKLLEPLRGVFENEAITKIGQNLKYDALVLKNYGIGLKGKLYDTMLAHYLIEPEGKHNMDWLAEHYLNYRPVSIETLIGKKGKSQGNMRDADVDKVVEYASEDADITLQLAQKLNPDLKERGLEKLFYEVETPLIPVLTAMEYEGVKIDKDSLAELSTALEKDIIQIEARVYELAGVKFNLASPKQLGEVLFVKMELDPKAKKTKTGQFATGEEVLSKLAPKHEIAQAILDYRELVKLKNTYVDTLPTLINPKTNRIHTTYNQVVAATGRLSSINPNLQNIPIRTERGREIRKAFVPRDEDHVILAADYSQIELRIMAAFSQDESMIEAFKEGRDIHSTTAAKIFQVPLDEVTSDMRRKAKTANFGIIYGISAFGLSQRLNIPRGEAKEIIDAYFKEFPAVSQYMNDCIEKARKNEYVETILGRRRYLRDINSRNATMRGYSERNAINAPIQGSAADMIKVAMIHVHKWMQEKQLKSKMILQVHDELVFDAHKDEVDLLKKEIPKLMTKALEIEVPMQVEVGVGKDWLEAH
- the radA gene encoding DNA repair protein RadA codes for the protein MPKIKTAYFCQNCGAQSPKWAGKCPACGEWNTYVEEVIHKEETGRGSWKQGAEKTKRSNSPRKLQEINYEEHPRLVTQDPELDRVLGGGIVPGSLTLIGGEPGIGKSTLMLQIALVLNQTKVLYVSGEESESQIKMRADRMQFHSDNCFVLSETNTQTIFQQIETVKPEVLVIDSIQTLHSKHVESAAGSVSQVRECTAELMKFAKETGTPVFLIGHITKDGSIAGPKILEHMVDTVLQFEGDRHLSYRILRTSKNRFGSTNELGIYEMRAEGLRGVANPSEILLSQREEVLNGVAIGAMLEGNRPLLIEIQSLISPATYGTPQRSSTGHDAKRLNMLLAVLEKRGGMRLGQQDVFLNVAGGMRVDDPGLDLAVCAALLSSYEDTPVSPDLCFAGEVGLGGEIRAVNRIENRIAEADKLGFKKIIVSKYAVKGVDLSTFGIEVIPVTKLDEMYQRLFS
- a CDS encoding secondary thiamine-phosphate synthase enzyme YjbQ, encoding MKFFQKHTTLRPYSRGFHLITREVEAAIPAIREIQTGTLQVFIQHTSAGLTINENADPTVRKDFETFINDMIPESYPRFIHTYEGPDDMPAHIKSSLFGCSVSIPISGGKLALGTWQGIYLGEFRDHGGSRKLVITAMGQ
- a CDS encoding HAD family hydrolase, with product MENFAVIFDMDGVICHTNPFHSQAFDRFFEKRGMKASKEEYADHMYGKPNSYIFSYFLKREVTPEELVDLENEKEGLFREIYASQVTPVPGYMEFLAGLKEQGFRTGVGTSAPRANMDLIIDTLGIRANMESLMASEDVTTHKPQPEVYLKSAENLSTKPANCVVFEDSYSGVSAGINAGMKVVGVLTSHTKEELPPCDIYIKDYNEITLEKVQELLR
- a CDS encoding (deoxy)nucleoside triphosphate pyrophosphohydrolase → MITVSCALIQKGKYILAVQRSETMKMPLKWEFPGGKVELHETAEDCLVREIEEELHLMIELKKRLKAVIYPYDNFTINLIPFTAKIKSGKLKLTEHKTYKWLLKEDLLRLDWADADIPIVKDFLNQN
- a CDS encoding DUF3427 domain-containing protein — protein: MQEGIYESIINQLTQEKLDQINADKFYIKSESIDKAEAASLLAQYIYSIVKKALVIIPKENALESQLKLANRLIFTIRDELDDIDFESDLLKLEGKILKAIISKVDADFTDINRHLGEITPHSRLIYSELFTGGGKNIPLDGELNKEILSSNKIDFLVSFIKWSGLRLLLPALKVFTARGGKLRIITTTYVGATDFKAIKELSNLPNTCIKVSYNTKNERVHAKAYLFRRNTGFHTGYIGSSNFSKSALTKGLEWNIKITTKEIPHVIDKFQKTFESYWKSSDFEVFDNRKEEDLNRLKIALQEGKFNGENTKNITSYFDIRPYKFQEEILEKLQVERQIHHRSRNLVVAATGTGKTVVSAFDFKAYLLKNPKANLLYVAHRKEILIKARKTFQEILKDQNFGELWVDGILPTDRRHVFGSVQTLNTQLPGWEIKDEYYDFIIIDEVHHIAAESYRSILKQFNPQILLGLTATPERMDGANILKDFSNKIAAEIRLPEAINKKLICPFQYFGISDNTNLSNLNWRGKYIPSELSKVYTGNDKRVGHIIDNLEKYVTDIHQVKAIGFCVTKEHAKYMAEKFSLAGLKSNYLVSGYKENRIKIFNQFQTNSINYLFVVDIFNEGVDIPEIDTVLFLRPTESLTIFLQQLGRGLRLHKDKECLTVLDFVGNARPEYDFEGKFRALIGKSHSSIKNEIEDNFPHLPLGCSIVLEKKAKESILKNIQAAFNPSRKKLIEKIQLFEHQFTLELTLSNFIEVHHIPLAVIYKKGAWSRLCEEAGKLESFNNVNEKNFVSCVLKKWLSTSAPTYFKFLLKLAKKNFNISLNELVPVEKIMCTMLHYDFWQKEGGFNSLEESIKAIGKNNVIVKEIIEVLTILEDKVSFLEIDIKLPYIQPLKVHARYTRDQILAAFKLNTFDNKSPNREGVAENPNINSELLFVDLKKTEKDFSPTTMYDDYAINESLFHWQSQNSARPDKGKGLSYVNHKSKKKRVLLFVREQAKDEFNNTMGYVFIGEGNLSEHYGSKPMNIKWKLEEPIPSYLWNDAAKL